A genomic region of Candidatus Pseudomonas phytovorans contains the following coding sequences:
- a CDS encoding NEL-type E3 ubiquitin ligase domain-containing protein, protein MRKRDFPPRPNEQGATPGKAVEPPVALADQAQKATDHFIHQRLPQWIRDADAEDLATLRALLSAHKTSQDQVRLATAAVPQLETFADDKLSEALANILPSGERLSTLRWRDKALQLEGVSVPRLEASYEEHPALPRLMQNFAVGATPLQGSGLLAAGTETALDADLNTLIDTCRQLDAGAQYQALLEQVFKASEPLLVTDKLAGFKLAVHVAFLSKTIDGQVRDALQAVIADVTATDPAADATATITAYPGLLSMLGVRVHESLFIQLRGADDEDKGVVIFRPGDANRPLHRYPSQQQWAAEMAGELQDEKRRAAFIQLIALEDRASFFSTLLLRLEDEVPDLQLEGQTGHGHVFLRWAQSQYQRAQSDARLLLVPTADADAKASRERLESWKSLGWGLLNLAGFFIPGVGALLLAQLVAQLCAQVYEGAEDWAEGHDHEALQHALGVAETVAAAAITVGVVVGAEAAGRRFVRSAFVDAMEPMTVGPASQRLWHDDLGTYRTSAQAPVLEEGGLYSDGERSLMHIDSHYYELNRPEEDGAWRLRHPLRPGGWGPVVEGNGERFWALHDEQPLAWSDAAAMLNRLWPQANRLSKVRAERLLQAACSDVDELRGILIENRALPANLRHTLRHFDADERINGFFEQLAASVPADDQAIHEWCRQHPVCAGLEGDEIDAAIIEQASELRSGLFSHLTRTEPSADQAVRVILRDFPGLPADYADSLASTVNAQEREVIVIQRRLPLPVMNKARALLQLARLSQAQMGLMLRNAYSDVTGEVVLNLMARLGRVLNKRLVLRQGSTEGSILSVLDWGGAQREELTMVHETGEFKLYDRDGRPVELDIPDTDDFFSCMNALMSPANRTSLQLGDTDPAGVLRDRLLEQVPRDRRQLLDRFGWKTQPGWFNPGQRLPDGRVGYVLGGGGSRPWQDNLRLRRRLLALYRGSTPTQIEAHVTRILQCVDPFEQLLFEEGNFQALNARLDRWVNEADELETSARRLLAQRLRSAWRRQLTIDLQHEGALGYQLDLSGSQVTSLPELSGELDFHFVTSMVMMNTPLRTVPEAFFSSFGGLRRLNLSRNALRAFPASLRHLTSLASLDLSFNRITMDGQGTRTLSRLHQLDALFLNGNRLSRLTLQFIQAPALRRLHLRGCQLLEWPSGLEHCGLLRDVNLNYNQLSDVPETILQMPYEFRAAIHLGGNAVPVVRLRRLYARNPHRRHAQAAASEAAAVTREAWVQGTHRQVREVCWDRLFSREQNGSVLRILRELRASTDFINRAYRDVLVGQVWTLLDEMDANAVLEQEIRAIADEPITCVDSVAERFSDLQVRALVAKANRSSGGTQDDLLELGVGLFRLDRLEAFIRDDLEQRSREMPSLDLIEARLYYIVNLAREMQIPGQPASMTFAALSGGDPSMLGKAREYVKKAETVEAKANFLSDQAFWSSHLEARYPAEFAAINDDFDQQGTALDDSRETLNDQQYCDGWEALKNARDGQLHRLKVLLTRQVLEGRNEPAGGQSSQSD, encoded by the coding sequence GTGCGTAAACGTGATTTTCCCCCTCGCCCGAATGAGCAAGGCGCCACACCGGGCAAAGCGGTAGAGCCGCCTGTGGCATTGGCGGATCAGGCACAAAAAGCCACCGATCACTTCATCCATCAGCGGCTGCCTCAGTGGATCCGCGATGCCGACGCTGAGGACCTTGCCACGCTGCGGGCTTTGCTGAGCGCGCATAAAACCAGCCAGGACCAGGTCAGGCTGGCGACAGCAGCCGTACCGCAGCTGGAAACTTTTGCCGATGACAAGCTGTCCGAGGCGCTGGCCAACATCCTGCCCAGCGGTGAGCGGTTGAGCACCCTGCGGTGGCGAGACAAAGCGCTGCAGCTCGAAGGTGTGTCGGTGCCGCGGCTGGAGGCCAGCTACGAGGAGCATCCGGCCTTACCGCGCCTGATGCAGAACTTTGCCGTTGGCGCTACGCCGTTGCAAGGCAGCGGGCTGCTGGCAGCGGGCACTGAAACGGCGCTCGACGCTGACCTGAACACGCTGATCGACACGTGTCGGCAGCTCGATGCGGGCGCACAGTATCAAGCGCTGCTGGAGCAGGTATTCAAGGCCAGCGAACCGTTGCTGGTAACTGACAAGCTGGCAGGCTTCAAACTGGCGGTGCATGTCGCCTTTCTCAGTAAAACCATCGATGGGCAGGTCCGGGATGCACTGCAGGCGGTGATTGCCGACGTCACTGCAACTGACCCGGCCGCAGACGCTACGGCAACGATCACCGCCTACCCTGGTTTGCTGTCCATGCTCGGGGTGCGTGTGCACGAGTCGCTGTTCATTCAGTTGCGCGGTGCCGACGATGAGGACAAAGGTGTTGTCATCTTCCGGCCGGGTGATGCGAACAGGCCGTTGCACAGATATCCGTCGCAACAGCAATGGGCCGCTGAAATGGCCGGCGAACTGCAGGACGAAAAACGGCGCGCGGCATTCATCCAACTGATTGCCCTCGAAGATCGCGCGAGTTTTTTCAGCACGCTGCTATTGCGGCTTGAGGACGAAGTGCCAGACCTGCAACTGGAAGGGCAGACTGGCCACGGCCATGTTTTCCTGCGCTGGGCTCAATCCCAGTACCAACGGGCGCAGAGCGATGCCAGGCTGTTGCTGGTGCCCACCGCAGATGCCGACGCCAAGGCCAGCCGGGAACGCCTCGAAAGCTGGAAATCACTGGGATGGGGGCTGCTCAACCTGGCCGGGTTCTTCATCCCTGGGGTAGGCGCACTGTTGCTGGCGCAACTGGTTGCCCAGCTGTGCGCGCAGGTCTACGAGGGTGCCGAGGACTGGGCCGAAGGGCATGATCACGAGGCATTGCAGCATGCGCTTGGGGTTGCCGAGACGGTGGCGGCGGCAGCGATCACCGTGGGCGTGGTAGTGGGCGCCGAAGCCGCTGGCCGGCGCTTCGTGCGCAGCGCCTTTGTCGACGCCATGGAGCCGATGACGGTTGGCCCTGCCTCGCAACGCCTGTGGCACGACGACCTGGGTACCTATCGTACTTCGGCACAAGCCCCCGTGCTGGAGGAAGGCGGCCTGTACAGCGATGGCGAGCGGAGCCTGATGCACATCGACAGCCACTACTATGAGCTAAACCGCCCCGAGGAAGATGGCGCTTGGCGCCTCCGTCACCCCTTGCGGCCCGGTGGCTGGGGGCCTGTGGTGGAAGGTAATGGCGAACGCTTCTGGGCATTGCACGATGAACAACCGCTGGCGTGGAGTGATGCCGCAGCCATGTTGAATCGGCTCTGGCCGCAAGCCAACAGGTTGTCGAAGGTGCGCGCGGAACGCTTGCTGCAGGCAGCGTGCAGCGATGTCGACGAACTGCGAGGGATTCTGATCGAGAACCGTGCGTTACCCGCCAACCTTCGCCACACCCTGCGTCACTTCGATGCCGATGAACGGATAAATGGCTTCTTCGAACAACTGGCGGCGAGCGTGCCTGCTGATGACCAGGCTATTCATGAGTGGTGCAGGCAACACCCGGTTTGCGCGGGCCTGGAGGGCGACGAGATCGATGCCGCGATCATCGAGCAGGCCAGTGAATTGCGCAGTGGGTTGTTCAGCCATCTGACGCGGACCGAGCCAAGTGCTGATCAGGCCGTGCGCGTCATCTTGCGGGATTTCCCGGGGCTGCCTGCAGACTATGCCGACTCCTTGGCCTCCACGGTGAATGCCCAGGAACGCGAGGTGATCGTAATACAGCGCCGTCTGCCGTTGCCGGTGATGAACAAGGCCCGGGCGCTGCTGCAGCTTGCAAGGCTCAGCCAGGCGCAGATGGGCCTGATGCTGCGCAACGCTTACAGCGATGTCACGGGCGAAGTCGTGTTGAACCTGATGGCGCGTCTCGGCCGTGTTCTGAACAAGCGCCTGGTACTGCGTCAGGGGTCTACGGAGGGGAGCATCCTGTCGGTGCTCGACTGGGGCGGTGCGCAGCGCGAAGAGCTGACCATGGTGCATGAGACGGGTGAGTTCAAGCTCTATGACCGCGATGGCAGGCCCGTCGAGCTCGACATACCTGACACGGATGATTTCTTCAGTTGCATGAATGCGTTGATGAGCCCCGCCAACCGCACATCGCTGCAGTTGGGCGATACCGACCCGGCCGGTGTACTGCGTGACCGGTTGCTGGAGCAGGTGCCACGCGACAGGCGACAGCTTCTGGACAGGTTTGGCTGGAAGACGCAGCCGGGCTGGTTCAACCCCGGGCAGCGCTTGCCCGACGGCCGCGTGGGTTATGTATTGGGTGGTGGTGGCTCGAGGCCGTGGCAGGACAACCTGCGGCTACGGCGTCGTCTGCTGGCGCTGTACAGGGGGAGTACGCCAACGCAGATCGAAGCGCACGTGACAAGAATCCTGCAATGCGTTGACCCTTTCGAGCAGTTGCTGTTCGAGGAGGGGAATTTCCAGGCCCTGAATGCCAGGCTCGACAGGTGGGTCAATGAAGCGGACGAACTGGAAACGTCGGCGCGTCGGCTGCTTGCTCAGCGGTTACGTTCAGCCTGGCGCAGGCAACTGACCATCGACTTGCAGCACGAGGGGGCCTTGGGCTACCAGCTCGATCTGAGTGGCAGCCAGGTGACCAGCCTGCCCGAACTCAGCGGTGAACTGGACTTTCACTTCGTGACATCGATGGTGATGATGAATACCCCGCTGCGAACGGTGCCTGAAGCATTCTTCAGTAGCTTCGGCGGGTTGCGTCGCCTGAACCTGTCGCGCAATGCCCTGCGGGCGTTTCCCGCTAGCCTGAGGCACCTGACGAGCCTTGCCTCGCTGGACCTGTCCTTTAACCGGATCACCATGGATGGGCAGGGAACCCGTACCCTTTCCCGGCTTCACCAGCTGGATGCATTGTTCCTTAATGGCAATCGGTTAAGCCGGTTGACATTGCAGTTCATACAGGCCCCTGCGCTCAGGCGTTTGCATTTGCGCGGTTGCCAGTTGCTGGAGTGGCCGAGCGGTCTGGAACACTGCGGTTTGCTGCGCGATGTGAACCTGAATTACAACCAGTTGAGCGACGTGCCGGAAACGATCCTGCAGATGCCGTATGAGTTCCGTGCCGCGATTCATCTGGGGGGAAACGCTGTGCCGGTGGTGCGCTTGAGGCGCCTGTACGCGCGAAATCCGCACCGTAGGCACGCCCAGGCAGCAGCTTCGGAGGCAGCGGCCGTTACCCGTGAGGCGTGGGTGCAAGGTACCCATCGCCAAGTGCGCGAGGTGTGCTGGGATCGGCTGTTTTCCCGCGAGCAGAATGGCAGCGTGTTGCGGATTTTGCGCGAATTGCGGGCGAGCACCGATTTTATCAACCGCGCTTACCGTGATGTACTTGTAGGCCAGGTCTGGACACTGCTGGACGAGATGGATGCGAACGCTGTCCTGGAGCAGGAAATCCGGGCGATCGCCGATGAGCCCATCACCTGCGTGGACAGCGTTGCCGAGCGCTTCAGTGACCTGCAGGTGCGCGCCTTGGTGGCGAAAGCGAACCGATCGAGCGGCGGCACGCAAGACGACCTGCTCGAGTTGGGCGTCGGCCTGTTCCGGCTGGACAGGCTCGAAGCGTTCATTCGCGACGACCTGGAGCAGCGCAGCCGTGAAATGCCATCGTTGGACCTGATAGAGGCCAGGCTCTATTACATCGTCAATCTGGCCAGGGAGATGCAGATTCCTGGCCAGCCGGCTTCGATGACCTTCGCCGCCTTGAGTGGGGGCGACCCGAGTATGCTTGGCAAGGCTCGCGAGTACGTGAAAAAGGCGGAAACAGTCGAGGCCAAGGCGAATTTCCTGAGCGACCAGGCTTTCTGGAGTAGCCATCTGGAGGCTCGGTATCCAGCCGAGTTTGCGGCGATAAACGATGACTTCGACCAGCAGGGTACTGCCCTTGATGATTCGCGTGAAACCTTGAATGACCAGCAGTATTGCGACGGCTGGGAGGCCTTGAAGAACGCCCGCGATGGCCAACTGCACCGTCTGAAGGTATTGCTGACCAGGCAGGTGCTGGAGGGCCGCAATGAACCTGCAGGCGGCCAAAGCAGTCAGTCAGATTGA
- a CDS encoding acyl-CoA dehydrogenase: MLVTDEQQQIADAVRDFAQERLKPFAEQWDKEHRFPKEAIAEMAGLGLFGMLVPEQWGGSDTGYVAYAMALEEIAAGDGACSTIMSVHNSVGCVPILRFGSEQQKAQFLTPLATGAMLGAFALTEPQAGSDASSLKARARLDGDHYVLNGSKQFITSGQNAGVVIVFAVTDPQAGKRGISAFIVPTDSPGYQVARVEDKLGQHASDTCQIVFDNVRVPVANRLGAEGEGYKIALANLEGGRIGIASQAVGMARAAFEVARDYANERQSFGKALIEHQAVAFRLADMATKIAVARQMVLHAAALRDAGRPALVEASMAKLFASEMAEKVCSDALQTLGGYGYLSDFPLERIYRDVRVCQIYEGTSDIQRMVIARNL; this comes from the coding sequence ATGCTGGTAACTGACGAGCAACAACAGATCGCCGATGCGGTACGTGACTTTGCCCAGGAACGCCTGAAGCCTTTTGCCGAGCAGTGGGACAAGGAGCACCGCTTCCCCAAGGAGGCCATTGCAGAGATGGCCGGGCTGGGACTGTTCGGCATGCTGGTCCCGGAGCAGTGGGGCGGCAGCGACACCGGTTACGTGGCCTACGCCATGGCCCTGGAAGAAATTGCCGCCGGTGATGGCGCCTGTTCCACCATCATGAGCGTGCACAACTCCGTTGGGTGTGTACCGATCCTGCGTTTTGGCAGCGAGCAGCAGAAGGCGCAGTTTCTCACCCCGCTGGCAACTGGCGCGATGCTGGGTGCCTTTGCCCTCACCGAACCGCAGGCTGGCTCCGATGCCAGCAGCCTGAAGGCCCGTGCGCGTCTGGACGGTGACCACTATGTGCTCAATGGCAGCAAACAGTTCATCACCTCCGGGCAGAACGCCGGGGTGGTGATCGTGTTTGCCGTGACTGATCCACAAGCCGGCAAGCGCGGGATCAGCGCCTTCATCGTGCCCACTGACTCACCGGGTTACCAGGTCGCGCGGGTCGAGGACAAGCTCGGTCAGCACGCTTCCGACACCTGCCAGATCGTGTTCGACAATGTGCGTGTGCCAGTGGCCAACCGCCTGGGCGCAGAGGGCGAGGGTTACAAGATTGCCCTGGCCAACCTCGAAGGCGGGCGCATCGGTATCGCCTCGCAGGCCGTGGGCATGGCCCGTGCGGCGTTCGAAGTAGCACGTGACTACGCCAATGAGCGGCAAAGCTTTGGCAAGGCGCTGATCGAACACCAGGCTGTGGCCTTTCGCCTGGCCGATATGGCGACGAAAATTGCCGTGGCCCGGCAGATGGTATTGCATGCCGCTGCGCTACGTGACGCCGGGCGCCCGGCGCTGGTGGAAGCGTCGATGGCCAAGCTGTTTGCCTCGGAAATGGCCGAAAAGGTCTGCTCGGATGCCTTGCAGACCCTGGGCGGTTATGGCTATCTGAGCGACTTCCCGCTGGAGCGGATCTACCGCGACGTTCGGGTTTGCCAGATCTACGAAGGCACCAGCGACATTCAGCGCATGGTCATTGCGCGCAATCTTTGA
- a CDS encoding enoyl-CoA hydratase, with the protein MAFETILLDIHGKVGLITLNRPQALNALNAQIVGEINQALDQLERDPNIGCVVLTGSAKAFAAGADIKEMADLQYPQIYVDDLFSDADRIANRRKPIIAAVSGFALGGGCELAMMCDFILAADNARFGQPEINLGVLPGMGGTQRLTRAVGKAKAMELCLTGRLMGAEEAERAGLVARIVPQAELVEEALKVAATIASKSIPVSMMVKESVNRAFEVTLSEGVRFERRVFHAAFSTEDQKEGMAAFIAKREAQFKDR; encoded by the coding sequence ATGGCATTCGAAACCATCCTGTTGGATATCCACGGCAAGGTCGGCCTGATCACCCTCAACCGCCCGCAGGCACTGAACGCGCTGAATGCGCAGATCGTTGGCGAGATCAATCAGGCACTGGACCAGCTTGAACGCGACCCGAATATTGGCTGTGTGGTGCTCACGGGTTCGGCCAAGGCCTTTGCTGCTGGCGCGGATATCAAGGAAATGGCCGACCTGCAATACCCGCAGATCTACGTTGACGACCTGTTCAGCGATGCCGACCGCATTGCCAACCGGCGTAAGCCGATCATCGCTGCAGTGTCCGGCTTTGCCTTGGGTGGCGGTTGTGAGCTGGCGATGATGTGCGACTTCATCCTGGCTGCCGACAACGCCAGGTTCGGCCAGCCGGAAATCAACCTTGGCGTGCTGCCGGGCATGGGCGGCACCCAGCGGCTAACCCGTGCGGTGGGCAAGGCCAAAGCCATGGAACTGTGCCTGACCGGCCGTTTGATGGGGGCCGAAGAGGCCGAACGTGCGGGATTGGTGGCGCGTATTGTGCCGCAGGCTGAGCTGGTGGAAGAAGCGCTGAAAGTGGCGGCGACCATTGCCAGCAAATCGATCCCGGTCAGCATGATGGTCAAGGAGAGCGTCAACCGGGCGTTCGAAGTTACCCTCAGTGAAGGTGTGCGCTTCGAACGTCGGGTCTTCCACGCGGCCTTCTCCACCGAAGACCAGAAAGAAGGCATGGCGGCGTTCATCGCCAAGCGCGAGGCGCAGTTCAAGGATCGTTGA
- a CDS encoding SDR family NAD(P)-dependent oxidoreductase, whose product MHIANKHFIVSGAASGLGAATAQMLVEAGAKVMLVDLNAQAVEAKARELGDNARFAVADISDEQAAQAAVNAAVSAFGSLHGLVNCAGIVGAEKVLGKQGPHGLASFAKVINVNLIGSFNLLRLAASAMAEGAADEGGERGVIINTASIAAYDGQIGQAAYAASKGAIASLTLPAARELARFGIRVMTIAPGIFETPMMAGMTEEVRASLAAGVPFPPRLGRPQEYAALARHIIENSMLNGEVIRLDGALRMAAK is encoded by the coding sequence ATGCACATAGCCAATAAACACTTCATCGTCAGCGGCGCCGCCTCCGGGCTGGGTGCTGCCACCGCGCAGATGCTGGTCGAGGCCGGCGCCAAGGTCATGCTGGTCGACCTCAATGCCCAGGCCGTCGAGGCCAAGGCCCGTGAACTGGGTGACAACGCCCGCTTCGCGGTGGCCGACATCAGCGACGAGCAGGCTGCCCAAGCGGCCGTGAATGCAGCCGTGAGCGCCTTTGGCAGCTTGCACGGGCTGGTCAATTGCGCCGGCATCGTCGGTGCCGAGAAAGTGCTGGGCAAACAAGGCCCGCATGGCCTGGCCAGCTTTGCCAAGGTCATCAACGTCAACCTGATAGGCAGCTTCAACCTCCTGCGCCTGGCTGCTTCGGCCATGGCTGAAGGGGCTGCCGATGAGGGCGGTGAGCGTGGGGTGATCATCAACACTGCCTCAATCGCTGCCTATGACGGCCAGATCGGCCAAGCCGCCTACGCTGCCTCCAAGGGCGCCATCGCCAGCCTGACCTTGCCGGCCGCCCGCGAACTGGCGCGCTTCGGCATCCGTGTGATGACCATTGCCCCAGGCATCTTCGAGACGCCCATGATGGCCGGCATGACCGAAGAGGTGCGTGCTTCCCTGGCAGCTGGCGTGCCGTTCCCGCCGCGGCTGGGGCGCCCGCAGGAATACGCTGCGCTGGCCCGTCACATCATCGAGAACAGCATGCTCAACGGCGAGGTTATCCGCCTCGACGGTGCGCTGCGCATGGCTGCCAAGTAA
- a CDS encoding acetyl-CoA C-acyltransferase, whose amino-acid sequence MTLANDPIVIVSAVRTPMGGLQGDLKSLTAPQLGTAAIRGAVERAGIDAASVEQVLFGCVLPAGLGQAPARQAALGAGLDKHTTCTTLNKMCGSGMQAAIMAHDLLLAGTADVVAAGGMESMTNAPYLLDKARGGYRMGHGRIIDHMFMDGLEDAYDKGRLMGTFAEDCAQANAFSREAQDQFAITSLTRAQDAISSGRFAAEIVPVEVTEGKDKRVIKDDEQPPKARLDKIPQLKPAFRDGGTVTAANSSSISDGAAALVLMRRSEADKRGLKPLAVIHGHAAFADTPALFPTAPIGAIDKLMKRTGWNLSEVDLFEINEAFAVVTLAAMKHLDLPHDKVNIHGGACALGHPIGASGARILVTLLSALRQNNLRRGVAAICIGGGEATAMAVECLY is encoded by the coding sequence ATGACCCTCGCCAATGATCCGATCGTGATTGTCAGCGCTGTGCGCACCCCGATGGGTGGCCTGCAGGGCGATCTGAAAAGCCTGACCGCGCCACAACTGGGCACCGCGGCCATTCGTGGTGCCGTGGAACGTGCCGGCATCGATGCTGCCAGTGTCGAGCAAGTGCTGTTCGGTTGCGTACTGCCGGCCGGCCTGGGCCAGGCGCCGGCGCGCCAGGCGGCACTGGGGGCCGGGCTGGACAAGCACACCACCTGCACCACCCTGAACAAGATGTGCGGCTCGGGCATGCAGGCCGCAATCATGGCCCATGACCTGCTGCTGGCCGGCACCGCAGACGTGGTGGCGGCGGGGGGCATGGAAAGCATGACCAACGCCCCGTACTTGCTGGACAAAGCCCGTGGCGGCTACCGCATGGGCCACGGCAGGATCATCGACCACATGTTCATGGACGGCCTGGAAGACGCCTATGACAAAGGCCGCCTGATGGGTACTTTTGCCGAGGACTGCGCCCAGGCCAATGCTTTTAGCCGCGAAGCCCAGGACCAGTTCGCCATCACCTCGCTGACCCGTGCCCAGGACGCGATCAGCAGCGGCCGCTTTGCCGCCGAAATCGTGCCGGTGGAAGTTACCGAGGGCAAGGACAAGCGCGTTATCAAAGATGACGAGCAGCCGCCCAAGGCGCGCCTGGACAAGATCCCGCAGCTCAAGCCCGCCTTCCGTGACGGTGGTACGGTGACCGCAGCCAACTCCAGCTCGATTTCCGATGGTGCTGCGGCGCTGGTGCTGATGCGTCGCTCCGAAGCCGACAAACGGGGCCTCAAGCCGCTTGCGGTCATTCATGGTCACGCGGCCTTCGCTGACACCCCGGCGCTGTTCCCGACCGCGCCGATCGGGGCCATCGACAAGCTGATGAAGCGCACCGGCTGGAACCTGTCCGAAGTCGACCTGTTCGAGATCAATGAGGCCTTCGCCGTCGTTACCCTGGCAGCCATGAAGCACCTTGATCTGCCTCACGACAAGGTCAACATCCACGGCGGCGCCTGCGCCCTTGGCCACCCGATCGGCGCTTCCGGCGCACGCATCCTGGTGACCTTGCTGTCGGCCCTTCGCCAGAACAACCTGCGCCGCGGCGTGGCGGCCATCTGCATTGGTGGCGGCGAGGCCACGGCCATGGCCGTCGAATGCCTGTACTGA
- a CDS encoding acyl-CoA synthetase produces MRDYAEAARAFELGKAAAEALHGNLEALNACVECCDRHVGSGKLALLHEDRDGNSARYSFDQLQALAARFANVLQAQGVEAGDRVAGLMPRTPELLVTILATWRLGAVYQPLFTAFGPKAIEHRLEQSHARVIVTDSLNRTKLDDVRACPAIITVNARSGELDFQQCLEAAAGICEPVMRSANDPFLLMFTSGTTGPAKPLAVPLRAIVAFQGYMRDAIDLRPEDNFWNLADPGWAYGLYYAVTGPLSLGHATTFYDGPFSVDSCARVIDKLGITNLAGSPTAYRLLIAAGKDFSAPIKGRLRVVSSAGEPLNPEVIRWFADELGVTIHDHYGQTELGMVLCNHHGLQHPVHVGSAGFAIPGHRIVVLNEQGKELPVGEPGILAVDREQSPLCWFAGYHGLPTKSFVGKYYLSGDTVELNQDGSISFVGRSDDVITTSGYRVGPFDVESALLEHPAVIEAAVIGKPDPERTELIKAFVVLASGYSASAELEETLRQHVRQRLYAHAYPREIEFVSELPKTPSGKLQRFILRNQEVARQQAQQANPASA; encoded by the coding sequence ATGCGTGATTACGCCGAGGCCGCTCGTGCGTTCGAGCTTGGCAAGGCCGCCGCTGAGGCGCTGCATGGCAACCTCGAAGCCCTCAATGCCTGTGTCGAATGCTGTGACCGCCATGTCGGCAGTGGCAAGCTGGCGCTGCTGCACGAGGATCGCGATGGCAACAGCGCGCGTTACAGTTTCGATCAGTTGCAAGCGCTGGCCGCCCGCTTCGCCAACGTACTTCAGGCCCAAGGCGTGGAGGCCGGGGACCGGGTGGCGGGGCTGATGCCGCGAACGCCCGAGCTGTTGGTCACCATCCTCGCCACCTGGCGCCTCGGGGCGGTGTACCAGCCCTTGTTCACCGCCTTTGGCCCCAAGGCCATCGAGCACCGGCTTGAACAGTCCCACGCCCGCGTCATCGTCACCGACAGCCTCAACCGCACCAAGCTGGACGATGTGCGCGCTTGCCCGGCCATCATCACGGTCAACGCCCGCAGCGGCGAGCTGGATTTCCAGCAATGCCTGGAGGCTGCCGCAGGCATCTGCGAACCGGTCATGCGCTCGGCGAACGACCCGTTCCTGCTGATGTTCACCTCCGGTACCACGGGGCCTGCCAAACCGCTGGCCGTACCGCTGCGCGCCATTGTTGCCTTTCAGGGGTACATGCGCGATGCCATCGACCTGCGGCCCGAAGACAACTTCTGGAACCTGGCCGATCCGGGCTGGGCCTATGGGCTGTATTACGCCGTTACCGGCCCCTTGTCGCTGGGCCATGCCACTACTTTCTACGATGGCCCGTTCAGTGTCGACAGCTGCGCCCGGGTGATCGACAAGTTGGGCATCACCAACCTGGCCGGTTCGCCTACTGCGTATCGCCTGTTGATTGCTGCCGGCAAGGATTTTTCTGCGCCGATCAAGGGCCGTCTGCGCGTGGTCAGCAGTGCCGGCGAGCCGCTCAATCCTGAAGTGATCCGCTGGTTCGCCGACGAACTGGGCGTGACCATTCATGACCATTATGGCCAGACCGAGCTGGGCATGGTGCTGTGCAACCACCATGGCCTGCAGCATCCGGTACACGTGGGATCGGCCGGTTTTGCCATCCCTGGCCATCGCATCGTGGTACTGAACGAGCAGGGCAAAGAACTGCCGGTCGGCGAACCAGGCATTCTTGCCGTCGACCGTGAACAGTCGCCACTGTGCTGGTTTGCCGGTTATCACGGTCTGCCGACCAAGTCTTTCGTTGGCAAGTACTACCTCAGTGGCGACACCGTCGAGCTGAACCAGGACGGCAGCATCAGCTTTGTCGGCCGCAGCGATGACGTGATCACCACCTCCGGCTACCGGGTCGGCCCATTCGACGTGGAAAGCGCGCTGCTCGAGCACCCGGCGGTGATCGAGGCGGCGGTGATCGGCAAGCCCGACCCCGAACGTACCGAGCTGATCAAGGCCTTCGTGGTCTTGGCCAGCGGCTACAGCGCCAGTGCCGAGCTGGAAGAAACCCTGCGCCAGCACGTGCGCCAGCGCCTGTACGCGCATGCCTACCCAAGGGAAATCGAATTCGTCAGCGAACTGCCCAAAACCCCGAGCGGCAAGCTGCAACGCTTCATCCTGCGTAATCAGGAAGTGGCCAGACAACAAGCGCAGCAGGCCAACCCTGCCAGCGCCTGA